The Oncorhynchus masou masou isolate Uvic2021 chromosome 13, UVic_Omas_1.1, whole genome shotgun sequence genomic interval gggtgggagaatctatgttttctatttctttgttgttttgcctagtgtggttcccaatcagaggcagctgtctatcgttgtctctgattggggatcatatataagttgtaaTTTctgtttgggttttgtggggttttgttttcCGTTTAGTATTTGTGCCTGACGGAAATGTTTTGTATTCGTTATTTTAGTTTGAGTGATTCTTGacaataaaaatcatgaacactttccacgctgcgctttggtccactctttCTTACGAAGACGAGCGTTATAGATCCGCTTCAGGAAAGTCGTATTTATGGTCACAATATTGGTAAGTTGATGTTTCTCTTATGTCCAATAAttcctcccggctgtatgtaacaAGACTTAAGATtggggtaacagtgtaagaaataagACATACAAAAAACATAATACTGCATAGATTCCTAagaacgcaaagcgaggcggccatctctgtcggcgccatagACCACATCCTAATTGCTTGTTGTTGTTGGCTGTATTGTTTTGCATTGTTACTGCACTGctggaacataagcatttcattacacccacaataacatttagcaaaatatgtgtatgcaaccaatcAAATGAGATTTTATTTtgatttctctgtgtgtctcttgaTTCATCACAGCCTCATTATTAGCCAGGAGCAAAAGACCCCTTAATAACAGACACCAAGCACAAAACTGGTACATctgtgaaggggagagagagggagagagggggagagaggaagaggggggggggagagagagagagagttagagggagagagagagagagagtgagagggagagggaggaagcggGGGAGGGAGAAAAACAGCTCACCTCCAGGACACATGGTAGAATAACTTGGAGGTGTGTAATAGTtctttcaattaaattcaaaaGGTTTTATTGGCATTGGGATCATATGAccacattgccaaagcaactgaaatatataataaacaaaagtgaaatgaaaaaatttAACTCAGAAAAGTTTCAAAGGaacagagacatttcaaatgtcatattatgtctctatacagtgttgtaacaatgtgctaATAGATAAAGctcaaaagggaaaataaatgaacatgaatatgggttgtatttagaatggtgtttgttcttccctGGTTGCCCTTTTTGTGTGGCAACAGTTCACATATCGTCTTTCTCTGACACTCCCACGTCTCTGCTCCTACCTGCAactctgcccccctccccctaACAACCCTCCCATACCCCTGCAATCCCTCCACCCTGCATACCTCCCCCTCAACTCcctccccctaccactcctctcccTGCTTTACAGTGTCAACCTCCACTGACAAtataaaagagagggagagagagtaagcaagagagagagggggagagacagagtacAGCTATGAGGGTCAGGCAATATATTAACCTTTACCTATCTATAGTCATGATACTGAACTCCTCATCTCTGAGCCTTCTATTGAATGACTCCTCTGCCTCGTCCACTTCCTCGTCCTGTCGTCTGCGGGAGCATTTCAGTCTGAATGGGATGTACCAGAAGGGTGATGTGATTCTGGGAGGTCTGTTTGAGGTCCACTACTTCACTGTGTTCCCTGAGCTGTCTTTCACATCAGAACCCCAGCAGCTCTACTGTGAGGGGTGAGTATTCatctactggactggactggactggatgTGTGTCTGCACCTCTCCTAAAAAGGACAGATAGACATCCCTACTATAAGAAGCCTCACTATGATCAGTGTTAACCAACCCTGGTGCCGGAGACCTACTGGGTTCCTGTTACATTGGTGAATAGTACATTGCGGTTTCAAAATATATGTGAATAAATTGTGTGTATTCCATTGTTTTCAATCATTATTCCTGTTTTCTAAGCAAATTTACCTTTAAGATAATGATATTTTATTATCTATCCTTGACAAAGGTAATTTGTTTTCTCCTCTCCTTATGacaacactctctcacacaccactTAAGAGGTGCACAGGGTTCAACACCTCTAGAGCGATTTAAAACATTTACAAATTGATTGAATGTTCCTTTTCAGTTTTACCAGTTTTGGTTTCCAGCAGGCCCAGACTATGGCGTTTGCTGTAGATGAGATCAACAGAAACCCGGACCTTCTGCCAAACATCACGCTCGGATACCAACTCTACGACAACTGCCAGAAGTTGGGCGTATCGCTCCGTGCTGCCATGTCATTGGCCAGTGGGACAGAGAAAGAGTTCTTATTGGATGAGACTTGTTCTGGGTCACCCCCGGTGCTAGGGATTGTGGGAGACCCAGGGTCCACACACTCCATCGCCATCTCCAGTGTCCTAGGGCTGTTCCGGGTTCCCATGGTAAATCCGAAAGAATAGAAAGATGACATCATTATTGGAAATGTCCTTCTTGTATTCCAAAAGCACACTTTGAGTGAGAAACACTAGGTCTTAAATGTGTCTAGGCATGAAACATTACTATTATATTAATTAattgaaaaataaaaaatgaatcaTTGTATATTTCTCTCCCTCAGGTGAGTCATTACGCCACGTGTTCCTGTCTGAGCGACCGGGGAAAATATCCATCCTTCTTCAGAACCATCCCCAGTGATGCCTTCCAGGTCTGTCTCTAGAAGGCTACAATGACATGATTACACAGTGAACCGTCAGCTCCCATGTAAACTCACTATACACTTCATACTGTGTAATGGCATTTACTGTTAAATATAAGggtaaataataaaaaaataaaaagacaagataacgttaaataaaaggtgacaaAAATAATGTATGTAGTTTATGTTGATCTCTCTATACTCTCCAGTCTCTGTAATAACACCAGTCATGTCTAATCTCTGTTGATGTGATCTCAGGTGCGAGCCATGATCCAGATCCTACGTCGGTTGGGTTGGACCTGGGTGGGACTGCTGTTCAGTGATGATGACTACGGAGTTCATGCTGCCCGGTCCTTCCACTCAAGCCTGGCCAAGTCAGGGGGCTGTGTGGCCTATTCCCAGGTCCTGCCCAAAGACAACCGCCCCACTGAGCTGCAGAGGATCGTGGGAGAGATCAAGAGCTCCTCTGCTCGTGTGGTGGTTGTGTTCTCCGTCGAGGCCTACCTGCTCCCTCTGGTGGATGAGGTTCAGAGATGATTTTATCTTGACAGTTGATCTAAAATAACtcttacaatacattcacatggCGTTCTTGATGCCaagattattaaatataaaaccTGTTTTACAAGGTGGTGGTGCAGAATGTGAAGGGTCTCCAGTGGATCGCCAGTGAagcctggtcctcctcctctgtgtttcACACCCCCCGTCTCATGCCCTACCTGGGGGGTACCCTGGGTATCGCCATCCGTCGTGGAGAGATTCCCGGCCTCAGGGACTTCCTGCTTAGCATCCGCCCCAACGACCAACCTGACAATAACCCTGGAAACAACATGGTGAAGTATTTTGTTGTCTTTTACCTCCAACAATTTATTTAATTACTTTATACATTATGTTTAAAACATTTAAAGGGCTACTTTGCCTGTAAATTCTAcaatatagaagaaaaaaaactactGATCCTCTAACATTCCCTTCTCTGTTCTGATAAGGTGAGACAGTTCTGGGAGGCTGTGTTTGGGTGCAGGTTGGAGCCCCCAGCAGGTTGGGTGGAGGCTGGGGGTGATGTATGTACAGGTCAGGAGGACCTGAGGGATGTGGAGACCAACTATGGGGACGTGTCTGAGCTCAGGCCGGAGTATAGCGCGTATAAGGCAGTGTACGCCCTGGCCCATGCCCTACATGACCTTCTGCAGTGTGTGCCAGGGAGAGGACCTTTCAGTGGGCACAGCTGTGCCAGTCTAGAGAGACTGGAGCCCTGGcaggtgggacacacacacaatcacacacaaacagatgCAGACGTACACTTTGCCAACTGTTTACTTCCTTTTCCTCTTTTCTAAGTCAAGGTCCCCTGACCTCATACTGTCTTTTGTCTACAtaatctcctcctctttcctctcttccctccatccctccatccccctcctctgaCCAGCTGGTCCATTACCTGGAGAGGGTTAACTTCACCACAGGGTTAGGTGATCGCGTTTCTTTCGATGACAACGGAGACGCCTTGGCCATCTATGACATCCTGAACTGGGTGTGGCTCCAGGACGGGAGCGTTCAGGTGGAGACTGTGGGTGTGATGGACGAATCAGCCCCCGCAGGACAAGAGCTCACACTGGACGAGGACAGAATTTTCTGGAACTTTGAGTCAAAAAAGGTTATTTGTAAagtttcagtttttcacaattcctgacatttaatcctcataACAATTCCCTgaattaggtcagttaggatcaccactttttttttaagaatgtgaaatgtcaggataAGAGTAGAGAGAtttttttttcagcttttatttcattcatcacattcccaatgagtcagaagtttacatacactcaattagtatttggtagctttggcatcaaattgtttaacttgggtaaaatgttTCGGGGAGCCtcccacaagctttccacaataatttgggtgaattttggcccatttctcctgatggagctggtgtaactgagtcaggtttgtaggccttcttgctcgcaaatgctttttcagttctgcccgcaaattgtctataggattgaggtcagggctttgtgatggtcactccaatatcttgactttgttgtccttaagccattttgcaacaactttggaagtatccttggagtcattgtccatttggaagacccattcgcgaccaagctttaacttcctgactgatgtcttgagatgttgcttcaatatatccacgtaattttactacctcatgatgccgtctattttgtgaagtgcacctgtccctcctgaaccaagcacccccacaacataatgctgccacacccgtgcttcacggtttcgAAGGTGTTCTTcgccttgcaagcctccccctttttcatccatacataacgatggtcattatggccaaacagttctattaatgtttcatcagaacagaggacatttctccaaagagtacgatttgtccccatgtgcagttggaaacggtagtctggcttttttatggtggtattggagcagtggcttcttccttgatgagcggcctttcaggatatgttgatataggactcgttttactgtggatatagatacttttgtacctgtttcctccatcatcttcacaaggttttttgctgttgttctgcgattgattttgacttttcgcaccaaagtgcgttcatctctaggagacagaacgcgtctccttcctgagcaggatgacggctgcgtggtctcatggtgtttatacttgcgtactattgtttgtacagatgaaggtggtaccttcaggcatttggaaattgctgccAAGGATGAATCAGAGTTTTTGACATctacaaaaaaaattctgaggtcttggctgatttcgtttgattttcccatgatgtcaagcaaagaggcacggagtgtgaaggtaggccttgaaatacataaacaggtacacatccaattgactcaaattatgtcaattagcctatcagaagcttctaaagccatgacataattttctggaatgttccaagctgtttaaaagcacagtcaacttagtgaatatAAACTTCTGATCAACTGGAATTatgatactgtgaattataagtgaaaaaatctgtctgtaaacaattgttggaaaaattacttgtcatgcacaaagtagatgtcctaaccgacttgccaaaactatagtttgttaacaagacatttgtggggtggttgaaaaaccagttttaatgacacctacctaagtgtatgtaaacttcccacttcaactgtagttaTATTTCACTACTGCAACAGAAACAGTGTCAAATTATACCAGTGGAGGGCAACGAAGCATTAAACATGGGTGTCTAAATATGGGTGTATAAACATGGGTGTGTAAATATGGATGTATAATTATGGGCATATTAAAGTCTGATTCTCCCTCCTTGGTCGtctttgtaaaaaataatttgttctttaactgacttgcctagttaaataaagcttaaatTCCCCCTCACCTTCGTCCTTAAAGCCTCCACGATCAGTGTGCAGTGAGAGCTGTCCCCCAGGCACCCGTGTAGCCAGGAAGAAGGGGGAGCCTGTCTGCTGCTTCAACTGCATCTCCTGTGCTGAGGGAGAGGTCAGCAACACCACAGGTCAGTGAAATTAATATCATTTAAAGTATTTGAGGGTGGTTTGAGGCTGATGAAAAGGTTGTCCACATTTtctttgtctgtct includes:
- the LOC135553187 gene encoding extracellular calcium-sensing receptor-like — protein: MILNSSSLSLLLNDSSASSTSSSCRLREHFSLNGMYQKGDVILGGLFEVHYFTVFPELSFTSEPQQLYCEGFTSFGFQQAQTMAFAVDEINRNPDLLPNITLGYQLYDNCQKLGVSLRAAMSLASGTEKEFLLDETCSGSPPVLGIVGDPGSTHSIAISSVLGLFRVPMVSHYATCSCLSDRGKYPSFFRTIPSDAFQVRAMIQILRRLGWTWVGLLFSDDDYGVHAARSFHSSLAKSGGCVAYSQVLPKDNRPTELQRIVGEIKSSSARVVVVFSVEAYLLPLVDEVVVQNVKGLQWIASEAWSSSSVFHTPRLMPYLGGTLGIAIRRGEIPGLRDFLLSIRPNDQPDNNPGNNMVRQFWEAVFGCRLEPPAGWVEAGGDVCTGQEDLRDVETNYGDVSELRPEYSAYKAVYALAHALHDLLQCVPGRGPFSGHSCASLERLEPWQLVHYLERVNFTTGLGDRVSFDDNGDALAIYDILNWVWLQDGSVQVETVGVMDESAPAGQELTLDEDRIFWNFESKKPPRSVCSESCPPGTRVARKKGEPVCCFNCISCAEGEVSNTTDSAKCSRCPEDFWSSPERDLCIPKRVEFLSYQEALGISLMTASLLGALICAVVLGIFTRYRNTPVVKANNSELSFLLLLSLKLCFLCSLLFIGRPRLWTCQLRHAAFGISFVLCVSCILVKTMVVLAVFRTSKPGGNASLKWFGAGQQRGTVLVLTSFQAAICTAWLVSASPTPHKNTRYHNDKIVYECVVGSVAGFGALLGYIGLLAFLSFLLAFLARNLPDNFNEAKFITFSMLNFCAVWISFVPAYISSPGKYADAVEIFAILASSFGILVALFGPKCYIILLRPERNTKKALMGRASTKT